In a genomic window of Anoxybacter fermentans:
- the recR gene encoding recombination mediator RecR — protein sequence MRYYAKPLAKLIGELSKLPGIGTRTAQRLAFHLLEVDYTEAKALAEAILEAKEKITYCSICGNLTETDPCHLCDDPARDQSVICVVESPRDIIAMEKTGEFKGLYHVLHGAISPMDGVGPDDIRIKELLPRVQKEGVKEVIIATDPNVEGEATAMYIARLLKPLGIRCTRLAAGLPVGGDLEYTDEVTLSKALEGRREL from the coding sequence AACCTTTGGCAAAACTAATCGGAGAGTTGAGTAAACTCCCCGGAATAGGTACAAGAACTGCACAAAGATTGGCTTTTCACCTGTTAGAAGTGGATTATACTGAAGCGAAGGCACTGGCTGAGGCTATTTTAGAAGCAAAAGAGAAGATAACCTATTGCTCTATTTGTGGTAATTTAACTGAGACAGATCCATGTCATCTATGTGATGACCCGGCCCGGGATCAATCTGTTATTTGTGTGGTAGAAAGTCCCCGGGATATTATTGCAATGGAGAAGACAGGTGAATTTAAAGGTTTGTACCATGTTTTACATGGTGCCATTTCCCCGATGGATGGGGTTGGGCCAGATGATATCCGGATAAAAGAACTGTTACCCCGGGTTCAAAAAGAAGGGGTTAAAGAGGTAATCATTGCTACTGATCCTAATGTAGAGGGTGAAGCAACAGCAATGTATATTGCTCGGCTGTTAAAACCCTTAGGTATCCGGTGTACCCGCCTTGCGGCAGGCTTACCGGTGGGTGGGGATCTGGAGTATACCGATGAGGTAACCCTTTCTAAAGCCCTTGAGGGTCGAAGAGAGCTTTAA